The genomic DNA AATTCTGGCTCTTTTGCTAGCTTTAACCGGGATTCTAGTTTTGGTCAATCCGTTTGGTATTCAGAATAAATTCAGCACCGCCGGTCTCTTGGCGGCTCTTGGCGCCGGTGTGTTTTTCTCCCTTTGGGTTATTTGGGGCCGAAAAAGCGGGTTGAAAAATCAGCATTTTGTTACTACAACTTTCGGTTTTTCCTTTTTTACATCTCTCTGGCTGCTCTTGCTTTACCCGCTTGCGACGTTTCTTTGGCATGAACCGAAATTCGTACGATTAGACCCGGGGGTGTATTTGGAATTCCGGTGGGCGGTTGCCGGGTTTACTATATTTGCCGGTTTGATGCCGAACTTTCTCGCCTTTGCCGGCATGAGAAAAGTCGACGCGTCAACAACCGGAGTCCTTTTATTGTTTGAACCGATTAGCGCCGCCATTCTTGCTTTTATATTTTTCAGCCAACCTCTGACTTCAAATATTTGGTTGGGAGGATATTCCTGTGTGTGGGTCACGGACGCTTTGGTGGCCCGGAAGCCGGC from candidate division KSB1 bacterium includes the following:
- a CDS encoding EamA family transporter, whose translation is MGFSLYEISCLIFFLAISLIPLLIFKKEYRFPREQITFFIIFGFIGAGLQIGQFAGIVLGVPVAIIALLLYSQPIWTSVFGRLFLNEAITTRKILALLLALTGILVLVNPFGIQNKFSTAGLLAALGAGVFFSLWVIWGRKSGLKNQHFVTTTFGFSFFTSLWLLLLYPLATFLWHEPKFVRLDPGVYLEFRWAVAGFTIFAGLMPNFLAFAGMRKVDASTTGVLLLFEPISAAILAFIFFSQPLTSNIWLGGYSCVWVTDALVARKPALRRSLAASG